The following are from one region of the Lynx canadensis isolate LIC74 chromosome D4, mLynCan4.pri.v2, whole genome shotgun sequence genome:
- the PSMD5 gene encoding LOW QUALITY PROTEIN: 26S proteasome non-ATPase regulatory subunit 5 (The sequence of the model RefSeq protein was modified relative to this genomic sequence to represent the inferred CDS: inserted 3 bases in 3 codons; deleted 1 base in 1 codon): MAAQALALLRGGVAAGSAPGGKLRALQSVLQTVPPASSGEQAAELRLGPLFSLLNENHRNRPTLCVSILERLLQAVEPVHVARNLRVDLQRGLTHXNDSVKILTLSQVGRIVENSEAVTEILNNAELLKQIVYCIGGDNLSVAKAAIKSLSRISLXQAGLEALFESNLLDDLKSVMKTNELFGYRVYELIVEISSVSPESLNYCTTSGLVTQLLRELTGEDVLVRATCVEMVTSLAYTQHGRQYLSQEGVIDQISNIIVGADSDPFSSFYLPGFVKFFGNLAIMDSPQQICERYPVFVEKVFEMTESQDPTMIGVAVDTIGILGSNVEGXQVLQKTGTRFERLLMKIGYQAKNASTELKIRCLDAISSIFYIPPEQQTDDLLRMTESWFSSLSRDPLELFRGISNQPFPELHCAALKVFTSIANQPWAQKLMFNSPGFVEYVMDRSVEHDKASKDAKYELVKALANSKTVAEIFGNPNYLRLRTYLSEGPYYVKPISTTAVEGAE; encoded by the exons ATGGCGGCCCAGGCGCTGGCGCTGCTGAGGGGAGGTGTCGCGGCTGGAAGCGCCCCTGGAGGGAAGCTGCGCGCGCTTCAGTCGGTGCTGCAGACCGTGCCGCCAGCGAGCTCCGGCGAGCAAGCGGCGGAACTGCGCCTCGGCCCGCTTTTCTCCCTGCTCAACGAGAACCATCG GAACAGACCCACTTTGTGTGTATCCATTCTGGAGAGATTGCTCCAAGCTGTGGAGCCAGTTCACGTGGCCCGGAACCTCAGGGTTGACCTTCAGAGGGGACTGACTC TCAATGATTCCGTAAAAATTCTCACTCTGTCCCAG gtCGGAAGAATTGTTGAAAATTCTGAGGCTGTTACTGAGATTCTAAATAATGCTGAATTACTAAAACAAATTGTTTATTGTATTGGTGGAGACAATCTGTCTGTAGCCAAAGCG GCCATTAAATCCCTGTCAAGAATATCAT ACCAGGCTGGACTGGAGGCTTTGTTTGAAAGCAATCTGCTGGATGATTTGAAAAgtgtaatgaaaacaaatgagttGTTCGGTTACAGAGTGTATGAG ttaatTGTGGAGATTTCTTCCGTGTCACCAGAATCTTTAAACTACTGTACCACCAGTGGATTGGTAACCCAGCTTCTCAGAGAGCTGACTGGGGAGGATGTGCTAGTCAG AGCCACCTGTGTAGAAATGGTGACATCACTGGCGTATACTCAACATGGACGACAGTAC CTTTCTCAAGAAGGAGTAATTGATCAGATTTCTAATATAATTGTTGGGGCAGATTCAGACCCTTTCTCTAGCTTCTATTTGCCAG GATTTGTGAAGTTTTTTGGAAACCTGGCTATCATGGATAGTCCTCAACAGATCTGTGAGCGTTATCCTGTCTTTGTGGAAAAAGTCTTTGAAATGACAGAAAGTCAGGACCCCACCATGATTGGCGTAGCAGTGGACACAATCGGAATCCTGGGATCCAATGTTGAAG AACAAGTTTTACAAAAAACAG GAACTCGCTTTGAACGCTTGCTCATGAAAATAGGATATCAAGCAAAGAATGCCTCAACAGAGCTCAAAATTAGGTGTTTGGATGCAATTTCGTCTATTTTTTATATACCA CCTGAGCAGCAGACTGATGACCTCCTGAGGATGACAGAATCctggttttcttctttatctcGGGACCCGCTGGAGCTCTTCCGTGGCATCAGTAATCAGCCCTTCCCTGAACTGCACTGTGCTGCCTTAAAAGTGTTCACg TCCATCGCAAATCAACCCTGGGCTCAGAAACTTATGTTTAATAGTCCAGGGTTTGTGGAATATGTGATGGACCGGTCTGTGGAGCATGACAAAGCTTCAAAGGATGCCAAATATGAACTGGTTAAAGCACTTGCCAATTCCAAGACAGTTGCAGAAATCTTTGGGAACCCAAATTATTTGAGGCTCAGAACTTACCTGAGTGAAGGTCCATACTATGTGAAACCTATTTCCACAACAGCCGTGGAAGGAGCTGAATGA